A stretch of the Pan troglodytes isolate AG18354 chromosome 20, NHGRI_mPanTro3-v2.0_pri, whole genome shotgun sequence genome encodes the following:
- the CEACAM6 gene encoding carcinoembryonic antigen-related cell adhesion molecule 6 yields the protein MGPPSAPPCRLHVPWKEVLLTASLLTFWNPPTTAKLTIESTPFNVAEGKEVLLLAHNLPQNRIGYSWYKGERVDGNRLIVGYVIGTQQATPGPAYSGRETIYPNASLLIQNVTQNDTGFYTLQVIKSDLVNEEATGQFHVYPELPKPSISSNNSNPVEDKDAVAFTCEPEVQNTTYLWWVNGQSLPVSPRLQLSNGNMTLTLLSVKRNDAGSYECEIQNPASANRSDPVTLNVLYGPDVPTISPSKANYRPGENLNLSCHAASNPPAQYSWFINGTFQQSTQELFIPNITVNNSGSYMCQAHNSATGLNRTTVTMITVSGSAPVLSAVATVGIMIGVLARVALI from the exons ATGGGACCCCCCTCAGCCCCTCCCTGCAGACTGCATGTCCCCTGGAAAGAGGTCCTGCTCACAG CCTCACTTCTAACCTTCTGGAACCCGCCCACCACTGCCAAGCTCACTATTGAATCCACGCCGTTCAATGTCGCAGAAGGGAAGGAGGTTCTTCTACTCGCCCACAACCTGCCCCAGAATCGTATTGGTTACAGCTGGTACAAAGGCGAAAGAGTGGATGGCAACCGTCTAATTGTAGGATATGTGATAGGAACTCAACAAGCTACCCCAGGGCCCGCATACAGTGGTCGAGAGACAATATACCCCAATGCATCCCTGCTGATCCAGAACGTCACCCAGAATGACACAGGATTCTATACCCTACAAGTCATAAAGTCAGATCTTGTGAATGAAGAAGCAACCGGACAGTTCCATGTATACC CGGAGCTGCCCAAGCCCTCCATCTCCAGCAACAACTCCAACCCCGTGGAGGACAAGGATGCTGTGGCCTTCACCTGTGAACCTGAGGTTCAGAACACAACCTACCTGTGGTGGGTAAATGGTCAGAGCCTCCCGGTCAGTCCCAGGCTGCAGCTGTCCAATGGCAACATGACCCTCACTCTACTCAGCGTCAAAAGGAATGATGCAGGATCCTATGAATGTGAAATACAGAACCCAGCGAGTGCCAACCGCAGTGACCCAGTCACCCTGAATGTCCTCT ATGGCCCAGATGTCCCCACCATTTCCCCCTCAAAGGCCAATTACCGTCCAGGGGAAAATCTGAACCTCTCCTGCCACGCAGCCTCTAACCCACCTGCACAGTACTCTTGGTTTATCAATGGGACGTTCCAGCAATCCACACAAGAGCTCTTTATCCCCAACATCACTGTGAATAATAGCGGATCCTATATGTGCCAAGCCCATAACTCGGCCACTGGCCTCAACAGGACCACAGTCACGATGATCACAGTCTCTG GAAGTGCTCCTGTCCTCTCAGCTGTGGCCACTGTCGGCATCATGATTGGAGTGCTGGCCAGGGTGGCTCTGATATAG